One segment of Gilliamella sp. ESL0441 DNA contains the following:
- the secF gene encoding protein translocase subunit SecF, with amino-acid sequence MNHDVRELNHGRRVLDFLKFGFIAFVISMLLVVASVIVIFTKGFNLGQDFTGGTTVEITVTKSVNLDEIRNSLREAGYHEPVVQYYGSSKDIIIRLASAKQNDGSVSSVIDNELGVKISNLIHKSIDADAQIKRIEFVGPTVGSELAQDGILAICAALVCIMIYIAFRFEWRFGTGAVVALAHDVIITAGYLSLFERELDLTIIAAMLSIIGYSLNDTIVVFDRIRENFRKIRRASPYDVINISLTQTLHRTLMTSGTTLAVVIILYIFGGSMLKGFSETLGVGIVLGTISSIYVAAYMSLKLGVKREHFMPQKIETDEVDSHSVTR; translated from the coding sequence ATAAATCATGATGTTAGAGAATTAAATCATGGTCGCCGAGTCCTTGACTTTTTAAAATTTGGTTTTATTGCTTTTGTGATATCGATGTTACTCGTTGTTGCATCTGTTATTGTAATCTTCACGAAAGGATTCAATTTAGGACAAGATTTTACAGGTGGTACGACAGTTGAGATTACAGTGACTAAATCAGTTAATCTTGATGAAATCCGTAATAGCTTGCGTGAAGCAGGTTATCACGAACCAGTCGTCCAATATTATGGTAGCAGTAAGGATATCATTATTCGGTTAGCATCGGCTAAACAAAACGATGGAAGTGTCTCTTCTGTAATTGATAATGAGTTAGGTGTCAAAATTTCAAATTTGATTCATAAAAGCATAGATGCTGATGCCCAAATTAAACGAATTGAATTTGTTGGGCCTACGGTGGGTTCAGAACTTGCCCAAGATGGTATCCTTGCTATTTGTGCAGCCTTAGTTTGTATTATGATCTATATTGCCTTCCGTTTTGAATGGCGGTTTGGTACGGGGGCTGTTGTGGCACTTGCACATGACGTGATTATTACGGCAGGCTATTTATCATTGTTTGAAAGAGAATTAGATTTAACAATCATTGCTGCAATGTTATCCATTATAGGTTATTCCCTTAATGATACTATCGTGGTATTTGATCGAATTCGCGAAAATTTTAGAAAAATTCGTCGAGCATCACCCTATGATGTGATTAATATTTCATTGACACAGACATTACATCGAACGTTAATGACTTCGGGTACAACACTTGCAGTTGTCATTATTTTATATATTTTTGGTGGTTCAATGTTAAAAGGTTTCTCTGAAACATTAGGTGTTGGTATTGTTTTAGGTACCATATCTTCTATTTATGTTGCGGCTTACATGTCACTTAAATTAGGTGTTAAACGAGAACACTTCATGCCACAAAAAATAGAAACAGATGAAGTTGATTCACATTCTGTCACTCGTTAA
- a CDS encoding autotransporter outer membrane beta-barrel domain-containing protein — translation MKNPKLSVICQTIALITLSNATYVNALPCSITNGQINSTNSCETNDSNFININVNAGTTISHDTVSDLIITNPGSNSNSNGINVIGQDANYLLNSSGAKGDITIDIGSNKNQRGRGISVEKGASATINSKNITIKSKDKYTNDWNANNALWAGSGGQLNIVADNLDLAVENATTPYGTIAVNNGKIKIQGNHGLSVAKISNTGASSAGIWAEGKGTIDLELVKINTDSSQDYVMGIYTKNKGSTVTFAGGEIGSLASRAGSAIRTLEQSQVIAKGYDKGSLIIQTNGTDSRGIRATGGSSVILNNDKHTNFVTQIHTTGSISDGINAGRLGTMHKDGKIFKHGGEIGSELASSSIETFGETHIKTDSENSYGLRLIGDGASIKMHALDGQGRSTIHSATTAIRFNFGNGYSLNEDGSSAKDLAQNMMLENVDITSDGKSGKFELINTSDNNSFICKLGGCDKNGNNTYASGNLIQVGDHSLDVGMLSHINDNNLAMTVADSVKNGALVLKNSSATAAENTDLLNVTYGGGTAKVADKVSSSFNLTSNASILKGSIFTDKTLDKDNQASQSNITLNNQSTWYIQRDSNVTNLNVQDSEIYLNRYDNWKDEQGKLLENAAQPSNYTVLETNKLTGNNSRFYFQTDIVNQKTDKLIITDKDGTEGEHYVIVKNDGSQSTKGTEKIDIIQTNGNHANFKLINKVELGGYEYDLRQITDPDSDDLGGWELYSTGSKQKPSKPPKTSTAQATLSFANTNYMLVYIDIQTLLQRIGDLRNISNHQGDFWIKGVVGQLNSFASVDYSHYKMNYRGLQSGIDKLIYESENGRFYLGGMIGYYDVDQHFKRGNGSGKNYNIGIYSTYITNNDFYLDGIFKLSKLKNQFNVSDSQGKNISGKGNTHALSLSLEAGKRFYLAEAKQGIYAEPQLQLVYTNNSSDSTHASNGLKIKFDSYNSFIGRTSAIVGYALSNNIRQTNLYLKTGYVKEFDGDTTYRLNNSKESNHYRGHWFENALGINTTIENKHHVYGEVDFAKGNKFDKKQINLGYRYNF, via the coding sequence ATGAAAAATCCTAAGCTTTCGGTTATTTGTCAAACCATTGCATTAATAACACTTTCGAATGCGACTTATGTCAATGCTTTACCGTGTAGTATAACGAATGGACAAATTAATTCCACAAACTCTTGCGAAACTAATGATAGTAATTTTATCAATATTAATGTTAATGCCGGGACAACAATCAGCCATGATACCGTAAGTGACTTAATAATTACTAATCCAGGTTCTAACTCAAATAGTAATGGGATTAATGTGATAGGCCAAGATGCCAATTATTTGTTGAATTCATCCGGTGCAAAAGGCGATATAACAATTGATATCGGAAGCAATAAAAATCAAAGAGGACGTGGTATTTCGGTAGAAAAAGGTGCCTCTGCAACCATTAATTCGAAAAATATTACCATAAAATCAAAAGACAAATACACTAATGACTGGAATGCAAACAATGCATTATGGGCAGGCTCTGGCGGTCAATTGAATATTGTTGCAGATAATCTGGATTTAGCTGTCGAGAATGCCACCACACCTTATGGAACAATAGCTGTCAACAACGGAAAAATAAAAATTCAAGGCAATCATGGATTATCCGTCGCGAAAATTTCTAATACTGGTGCATCAAGTGCCGGCATATGGGCAGAAGGCAAAGGGACGATAGATCTTGAACTTGTCAAAATTAATACTGATTCTTCTCAAGATTATGTCATGGGAATTTATACTAAAAATAAAGGCTCAACCGTCACCTTTGCTGGAGGTGAAATAGGTAGCCTTGCTAGTCGTGCCGGTTCAGCGATTCGGACATTGGAACAGTCACAAGTTATTGCCAAAGGTTATGATAAAGGATCGTTAATTATACAGACTAACGGAACGGATTCACGGGGTATTCGAGCAACGGGTGGTTCATCTGTCATTTTAAATAACGACAAACACACTAATTTTGTCACGCAAATTCATACTACTGGAAGCATTTCTGATGGTATCAATGCTGGTCGATTAGGAACAATGCATAAAGATGGAAAGATTTTTAAGCACGGCGGAGAGATTGGTTCTGAATTGGCGTCTTCCAGCATTGAAACATTTGGTGAAACACATATAAAAACAGATTCAGAAAATTCTTATGGTCTTCGACTTATTGGTGATGGAGCAAGCATAAAAATGCATGCGTTGGATGGACAAGGTCGTAGTACGATTCATTCAGCGACCACAGCAATACGTTTTAATTTTGGCAATGGTTACAGTCTGAATGAAGATGGTTCTTCGGCAAAAGATCTTGCTCAAAATATGATGCTCGAAAATGTAGACATTACCAGTGATGGAAAATCAGGTAAGTTCGAATTGATTAATACCAGTGATAATAACAGTTTTATCTGTAAACTTGGTGGCTGTGACAAAAATGGAAATAATACGTATGCTAGCGGTAATTTAATTCAGGTTGGGGATCATAGCCTTGATGTGGGTATGTTATCGCATATCAACGATAATAATTTAGCTATGACTGTGGCTGATTCAGTAAAAAATGGCGCACTAGTATTAAAAAATAGTTCGGCAACAGCGGCTGAAAATACCGATCTATTAAATGTTACTTATGGCGGTGGAACGGCTAAAGTAGCTGATAAGGTTTCAAGTAGTTTTAATTTAACGTCTAATGCATCGATCTTAAAAGGGAGTATCTTTACGGATAAAACCTTAGACAAAGACAATCAAGCCAGCCAATCCAACATAACCTTGAATAATCAATCTACATGGTATATTCAACGTGATTCAAATGTAACTAATTTAAATGTCCAAGATAGTGAAATTTACCTCAATCGTTACGACAATTGGAAAGATGAACAAGGTAAATTACTTGAAAATGCTGCGCAACCATCAAATTATACAGTGTTAGAAACAAATAAATTAACCGGTAACAACAGTCGTTTTTATTTTCAAACTGATATTGTTAACCAAAAAACGGATAAATTAATTATAACTGATAAAGATGGTACAGAAGGAGAACACTACGTAATTGTAAAAAATGATGGATCGCAAAGTACGAAAGGAACAGAAAAAATAGATATTATTCAAACAAATGGAAATCATGCTAATTTCAAGTTAATTAATAAAGTTGAATTAGGTGGTTATGAATACGATCTTAGACAAATCACTGATCCTGATTCAGACGATCTGGGTGGTTGGGAGTTATATAGTACAGGTTCAAAACAGAAACCTTCAAAACCACCAAAAACTTCAACGGCTCAAGCCACGCTAAGCTTTGCTAATACAAACTATATGCTCGTTTATATTGATATCCAAACTTTATTACAACGAATAGGTGATTTACGTAATATATCGAATCATCAAGGGGATTTTTGGATTAAAGGCGTAGTTGGTCAATTAAACTCATTTGCATCTGTTGATTATAGTCATTATAAAATGAATTATCGGGGGCTACAAAGTGGTATCGATAAACTTATTTATGAATCTGAAAATGGTCGTTTCTATTTAGGTGGAATGATTGGCTATTATGATGTTGATCAACATTTTAAACGAGGAAATGGTTCTGGTAAAAATTATAATATCGGTATCTATTCAACTTACATCACGAATAACGATTTTTACTTAGACGGTATTTTCAAATTATCCAAATTGAAAAATCAATTTAATGTTAGTGATAGCCAAGGTAAAAATATATCTGGTAAAGGGAATACCCACGCACTAAGTTTATCGTTAGAAGCGGGTAAACGTTTTTACCTTGCTGAGGCAAAACAAGGGATATATGCAGAACCTCAGTTACAACTTGTTTATACCAATAATAGTTCTGATTCAACACATGCGTCTAATGGATTAAAAATAAAATTTGATAGCTATAACTCTTTTATAGGACGCACTAGTGCAATTGTGGGCTATGCTTTATCCAACAACATCCGTCAAACTAACTTATATTTAAAAACAGGTTATGTAAAAGAATTTGATGGTGATACCACTTATCGATTAAATAATAGTAAAGAATCTAACCACTATCGTGGACATTGGTTTGAAAATGCGCTCGGTATAAATACAACCATTGAAAATAAGCATCATGTTTACGGTGAAGTTGATTTTGCTAAAGGTAATAAGTTTGATAAAAAACAGATCAACCTCGGTTATCGATACAATTTTTAA
- a CDS encoding chorismate mutase: protein MSIKYSLHHSPNDCNNIDDVRNEIDKIDYTIIKLLAHRFEYVKAASQFKKNATDVEAKARFNSMLDQRMLWATELGLDGEVIKELFANLVKYFINEEMKHFNNGQKN, encoded by the coding sequence ATGTCCATTAAATATTCACTTCATCACTCACCCAATGATTGTAATAACATTGATGATGTTAGAAACGAAATCGACAAGATTGATTATACCATCATTAAACTATTAGCTCATCGATTTGAGTATGTTAAAGCGGCTAGCCAATTTAAAAAAAATGCGACTGATGTAGAGGCTAAAGCCCGTTTTAACAGCATGCTAGACCAGCGTATGCTTTGGGCTACTGAGTTGGGACTTGATGGTGAAGTAATTAAAGAATTATTTGCTAACTTAGTAAAATATTTTATCAATGAAGAGATGAAGCATTTTAATAATGGACAAAAAAACTAA